A window of Acidobacteriota bacterium genomic DNA:
CCGACCGGATCGTGCGCTGCCACCTGCGGACAATGGAGCGCATCGGTGTGCGCTACGACCTGCTCCCGTGGGAGAGCCACATCCTCGCCATGCGCTTCTGGGCGAAGGCGTACGAGAAGCTCAAGGCCACGGGCGCGGTGCGGCGCGTCGACGAGGGGGCGCGCGCCGGGTGCTGGATCATGGACATGCCGTCGGTCGACGACGGGCAGGGAGACGAGGCGAAGATCATCGTGCGAAGCAACGGCACGGTGACCTACGTCGGCAAGGACATCGCCTACCAGCTCTGGAAGTTCGGCCTGCTCGGCGCCGACTTCGGCTACACCCCTTTCGAGACGCGGCCGGACGCGGGCATCCTCTGGTCGACCACCGCGGCGGATGGATCCGAAGCCCACCCGCCGTTCGGCTCGGCGCGCGAGGTCTACAACGTCATCGACGTGAGGCAGGCGTATCTCCAGCGCGTGGTCGCGCAGGGGCTCCGGGCGCTCGGCCATGGCCCGGAGGCCGATCGCTCCATCCATTTCGCCTACGAGATGGTCGCCCTCTCCCCCGCCTGCGCCCGCTCGCTCGGTTACGCCGTCGAGGAGGGCGCCGACGCCCGCGCGGTCGAGATGTCGGGGCGTCGCGGATACGGCGTCAAGGCGGACGACCTGCTCGACGCCCTCGAGAGGGAGGCGCGCGCCGAGGTCGCCAGGAGATCCCCGAGCCTCGAAGCCGCCGAGATCGACGACATCGCCAGGAAGGTGGCGCTCGCCGCGCTGCGGTACTTCATGATCCGCTTCACGAGGAACCGGGTGATCGCCTTCGATTTCGAGGAGGTCCTCAGCTTCGAAGGGGAGACGGGGCCTTACATCCTCTACTCAATCGTCCGGGCCGGCAACATCCTGAACAAGCTCCGCGAGCGCGAGGGAACGCTCGCCGGGACGGACCCCGCCGCGATCTTCGACCGTGCCGACTGGGGGCTTCTGGGCGCCTCCCCCGTCGACGATCACTGGGAGCTGCTCGCGCTCCTCTCGCGGTTCGACGAGATGGTCGCCGCCGCGCTCCGGACCCAGGAGCCGTCCTCCTTCGGCCGTTACCTCTTCATCGTGGCGCAGAAGTTCAATCACTTCTATCACCAGTTCCCGGTGCTCCAGGAGCCGGATCCGGGCCGGCGGGCTGCCCGAGCCGCCATCACCTGGCTTTTCAGGGAGACGATGACCCGCGGCTGCGGCCTCCTCGGATTCAGCGTGCCGCACCGCATGTAGAACCCCCTCCCGCAACCTTGACTTGGCCCGGGATGTCCATAAGAATGCGGCGCCGTGGCAGATCCCGTTGTGGTGCTCGTCGCGCCGGCCGTCCATGGCGGCGCGGCCATGAAAGAACGCCTCAGCTCGCTGGGAATCCGCTGCGAGCTCATCGACTCCTCCGGACCTCCGCGCGGGTGGCGCGCCGCCGATGGGGACCTCCTGCTCGTGCTCGATCCCGAGGGTTTTTCCAGCAGCGTTCCCGTCCTCCTGTCGCGTCGCGCCGGCACGCGGCTCGAGGATCTGCCCGTCGTCGTCATCAGCGCCGTGAGCACCGTTTCCCCGGTGGACGCCTCCCAGGTCGACGAGATCCTGGATCCCGCCCTGCCGGATTCCGTGCTCCTTGCGAGGCTGAGGGTCTGGGCGCGCTGGGGCGGACGCGCTCGGAAGATCGGCGAGCTCGAGGCGCGCCTGAGGGATGCGCAGGAGATCGACCCGGTCACGGGCCTGCCGGGTCACCGGTCGTTCCAGGATCGCCTCGACATCGAGGTCCGGCGATCCGAACGGTACGGCTCTCCGCTGGGTCTGATCCTGGCCGATCTGGACGGCACGCGGTTCATCAACGACCGGTACGGCCACAAGACCGGGGACCGCGTCCTCCGCGAGATCGGTGAGACGCTCCGGCACGCGGTGCGCGACGTCGACATGGTCGCGCGCTACGAGGGGGATCAGTTCGGCATCCTGCTCCCGGAGGCCGCCGCGGACACGGCGGCGAAGGTCGTCTCCAGGTTGCGGCACCTCGTCTCGAGCCTCATCTTTCGCGGCGAGTCCGCGGCGGCCGGCCCCTCACCGCTCCTGAAGATCCACGTCCACTTCGGCCTCGCCGGGTTGCCCGACGAGCGCCTGAAAGGAAAGAGCGCGCTGCTGGAGGCCGCCACCGCCGATCTCGAGAGAGAGCGCGCGACCCGCACCCCTCCGGCGATCCTCGCCTGACCCACACATGAGACCAGCATCCACCCCCGCGAGACGTGCCGGTACACCCGTTCGCGCGGCGATTCCGCTCGCGGTCGCGCTGTCGATGGTGACGCTCCTCTCTTCGGGGCGCGTCGAGGCGAGCCCCCCCGACCCGGCGTCCGGGACGATCTCCTTCGGCGAGATCAGGGCGGGGATGAAGGGCTATGGGAGAACCGTATTCCTCGGGACGAAGATCGAGTCGTTCGACGTCGAGGTGATCGGCACGCTGACGAACATCGCCCCGAAGAAGAACCTGATCCTCGCCCGACTTTCGGGGGGGCCGCTGGCGATCACGGGGGTGCTCGAGGGAATGAGCGGCAGCCCCGTCTACCTCGACGGCCGGCTGGCGGGGGCCGTCGCCTACGCCTGGGGCTTCGCGAAGGAGCCGATCTGCGGTGTCACGCCGATCGACGAGATGATCGACGTGATGTCGCGCGCGGCCTCCGCCGACTCGGCCTCCGCCGCGTGGCCGAGGATCGGCGACCCCGGTTCGACGGCGCTCCTGACGGAGCCCGGACGCGCGTCGGCCTTCCTGAGGGAGAGGATCACCCGCCTGGTCGCGTCGGGAGGCCCCGGCCTCACTCCGATGCGGCTTCCTCTCGTGTTCGGCGGAGCCGCCCGCTCCGGTGCGGCCGGCGCGGAAATGGACGCGTTCAGGCGCGCGTTCCAGAGCCTGGGGCTCTCGCCGGTCGTCGCGGGGGGCGCCGGGGGCGACTCCGGCCGGCGTGACGACGCGCCGTTCGAGCCGGGCTCGGCGCTCGGCGTTCAAATCGTGCGGGGTGACGTCGAGACGGCGGCCATCGGGACCGTGACGTTCGTCCGCGGCGACGAAATCGTCGCGTTCGGTCACCCTTTCTTCAACCTCGGCCCGACCGCGCTTCCCATGACGCGGGCGTACGTGCACGGGTACTTCCCTTCTCTGGAAAACTCCTTCAAGCTCGCCAGCGCCACCGGCCCCGCCGGGATGATCACGCAGGACCGGTTCCCCGGGATCGCGGGGAACGTCACGGCCCAGGCCGCGATGGTCCCCGTCACGCTCCACGTCTCGTCGGGCAAGGGGCGGGAGGAGACGTACAGGTTCGAGATCGCCGCGGATCCGCTCATCACTCCGATTTTCCTCCACATGTCGGTCCTCGAGATCCTCTCGGCGTCGGAGAAGGACGTCGGGGACGTGACAGTCTCCCTGCGGAAGGGCTCGAAGATCCGGCTCGAGGGAGGACTCAAGGTCGACATCGAGAACCTCTACTCGGGAGACGAATCCGAGGTGATGGCGTCGGCGACCGTGGCGTACATGACGTACCTCCTGATGAACAATCCCGACCGGCCGTCGCACGTCGAGGGGATCGATCTCGACGTCGCGTACGCGGACGACCGGCGGCTCGCGCGGATCGACCGGGTATGGTGCGACCGCTACTCCGCCGCCCCCGGGGAGACGATTCCCCTCCACGTCTCGCTCGTCCCGTACCGCGGCGAGCCCGTCACGGTGACGATCCCGCTGGAGATTCCGAAGGAGGCCCCCGAAGGGAGGGCGCTCCTCCAGGTCGGCGACGCGCTCACGCTCAGCCGGATGGAGTACCAGGCCGGCGGCGCGTCGTTCCAGCCGGCGAGCCTCGAGCAGCTCGTCTTCCTGCTCAACCGCATCCGAACGAACAACACCATCTACGCGACCCTCGTGCGCCCGGACAACGGAGCCTTCGTCGCCGGGGAGAGGCTGCCGAACCTGCCGCCGTCGATCGCCTCCGTGCTGGTGCCGCCGGAGCTCGAGGGGAGCGGATCGGGGCGGCTTCGCCTCCGCGGCATCCTCGAGCAGGAGCGGAGCACGGATTTCGCGCTGCGGGGCTACCAGAAGACCATGATCGAGATCCGCCGATGAACCGGAGCGCGTCGATGCTGGCGGCGATCCTCGCCGGCCTCTCGCTGGGGGCCGCCCCCGCGACGTGGGTGCATCCCGAAGCGCGCGGCACCGACGACGGCGCCGAGAGCGTCTCTCTGGCCGAGAACGGCTGGATCCTCCTGGCCCCCTCCGCGAAAGAGATCCTCCCCGGCGATCAGAAAATCCCGTCGCCCCCGTTCCTCTGGTCGTGCGCGGTGGATCTGAAGGGCTCGCTCCTGGCCGGAGGCGGATCCGACGCCGTCGTGCTGCGGCTCGATCGCAAGGGCAAGCCCGAGCCGGTCTTCGACAACCAGGCCCTCGGCGTGCGCGCGCTGGCGACGAGCGTCGCGGGCGACGTCTTCGTCGGCACGTTCCCCAGCGGGCGCGTCTACCGCGTGAACGCCTCCGGCAAGACGGAGGTCTACTTCGAGCCCGAGGAACGCTACATCTGGGCCATGGCGACCGACGCCTTCGATCGCCTCTACGTCGCCACCGGCGAGCGCGGCCTCATCTACGAGGTGACCGGCCGCGGCGAGGGGCGCGTCTTCTTCGACAGCGACGAGCCCCACATCTCGGCGCTCGCGGCGGATCCGTCGGGTCGGATCCTCGCGGGAAGCGTCGGGAGGGGTCTGCTCTACCGCCTCGACTCCCGCGGCCACGCCGAGGTGATTCTCGACTCGTCGCTCGTGGAGATCTCCGCGATCGTCGCGGCCTCGGACGGGACCGTCTACGCCGCCGCCATCAATCCTCCGGCCCCCCGGAGACCGCGCCGGCCCGGCGACACGACGGACCAGATGACGATCGACATCGCCCCCTCCTCGGGGGACGGCGTCCTCGAGGAGGCGACCGAGGGGCGCCGGAAGCTGACCATCGATCTCGGGGAGCTGGTGCCGCCGGCGGCGGAAGGGAGCGCGGTGCCGCCGCTGTCGCGCGTCTACAGGATCGTCCCCGGACACACCCCCGACGCGCTGTGGACCTCGAGCACCGAGCAGGCGTATTCGCTGGCGCTCGACGCGCACGGGCACCTGCTGATCGGAACGGGCCCCTTCGGCCGCATCTACCGGATGGAGCCGGACGGCGCCGCGACGGAGCTGCGCCGGTTCCCCGTCTCGCAGATCACCGCACTGGTGGGCGCGCCGGAGGGGAGGACGTACGCGCTCACGAGCAATCCGGGCAGAATCGAGATGATCGAGAGCGCGCTCGAGTCGACGGGACGTTACCTCTCTCCCGTGCGCGACGCGGGAGTGGTGTCGAGCTGGGGGAGCGCGCGATGGGACGCGGACACGCCGCCGGGGACGAAGATCGACATCGTGGCGCGTTCCGGGAACAGCGCCGTCCCCGACGACACGTGGAGCACGTGGTCGGACCCGCTCCGCGAACCGAGGGGCAGCCCGCTCCGGATCGCCGCCGGTCGCTACATCCAGTGGCGCGCCGACCTCACGAAGCTCAAGACCGAGGCGACGCCGATTCTCAAG
This region includes:
- a CDS encoding arginine--tRNA ligase → MNGSILDEIRASVLARARALYGVDPPEMAMEYPPRAEMGDVASPLAFELAKQLKRNPRAIATEIAAGLPLPGSVAKCEPAGGGFLNFHLKRELVPARLRASLLAPAAPAGERDGKIIVEHTNINPNKAAHIGHLRNAVLGDTLVRLLKHSGRRVEVQNYIDDTGVQVADLVVGFVHLRKMTLDEVRGVDGRFDYYCWDLYSEVTAFYEGDRARLDLRSTALKHMEEGIAPEAPLARYVADRIVRCHLRTMERIGVRYDLLPWESHILAMRFWAKAYEKLKATGAVRRVDEGARAGCWIMDMPSVDDGQGDEAKIIVRSNGTVTYVGKDIAYQLWKFGLLGADFGYTPFETRPDAGILWSTTAADGSEAHPPFGSAREVYNVIDVRQAYLQRVVAQGLRALGHGPEADRSIHFAYEMVALSPACARSLGYAVEEGADARAVEMSGRRGYGVKADDLLDALEREARAEVARRSPSLEAAEIDDIARKVALAALRYFMIRFTRNRVIAFDFEEVLSFEGETGPYILYSIVRAGNILNKLREREGTLAGTDPAAIFDRADWGLLGASPVDDHWELLALLSRFDEMVAAALRTQEPSSFGRYLFIVAQKFNHFYHQFPVLQEPDPGRRAARAAITWLFRETMTRGCGLLGFSVPHRM
- a CDS encoding GGDEF domain-containing protein; protein product: MADPVVVLVAPAVHGGAAMKERLSSLGIRCELIDSSGPPRGWRAADGDLLLVLDPEGFSSSVPVLLSRRAGTRLEDLPVVVISAVSTVSPVDASQVDEILDPALPDSVLLARLRVWARWGGRARKIGELEARLRDAQEIDPVTGLPGHRSFQDRLDIEVRRSERYGSPLGLILADLDGTRFINDRYGHKTGDRVLREIGETLRHAVRDVDMVARYEGDQFGILLPEAAADTAAKVVSRLRHLVSSLIFRGESAAAGPSPLLKIHVHFGLAGLPDERLKGKSALLEAATADLERERATRTPPAILA